The Sorghum bicolor cultivar BTx623 chromosome 6, Sorghum_bicolor_NCBIv3, whole genome shotgun sequence genome contains the following window.
CCTGTCCATGGTGAGGGGGTTCACGGCGAGGTGTTTGGCCGAAGTTGGGGAGGATGGAGCAGAGCAGGCGCTAAGATAGGTTAGAGCGTGTGGGGAGGAGCTCAGGAGATAGCCAAGCTCGGGGCGGAGCTGAGGACGAGCGCTGGGAGGTGGCAAGGCTATGATTATAGTGAATTTCAATGGCGGAGTGAGATCACCGGCGTCGAGCCAAAAGACGGAAGAAGAGTGGCAGCAAGGGTTAGGCGGTGGAAGGAGTGGATGAGGATGCCACTGGCTCGGCCACTTCACAGTAATCCCGACCAAGCAAGCAGCTGTGTGGCAAGCATGCCAGAGGCGGCCACGGCGAGTGGCGGGGATGGTTGGCGGGGGCGGATTGGTTGGAGTACTGTAGCAGTACTTATCTAGAGACTTCAACTTGAAATTACTTTCAAATTTTGAAAACCACTCAAAATTCtaccaaaatatgatttgttcaaaattttgagctctacaaatcATATATAGGGGTCTTAAACTGGTTTGGAGTGGAAGAGGGTGAATTTGatcaaaacagtttgaatttcaaatcccAATTTGGGGCAAATCAGGTTTAAATTGGGACAGAACTGAAATtcaaaaattacttttgattttgctccATAACATGAAAATTTTCTAAAATAAGAGTTGTTCATTTTgaaaagctctacaacttttcttttggtcaCATTTCAAGATTCCTAATAGATTTTGAAATAGATGTTCAAAAtcaaaaggggacactttttaagaatctgtattttcaaaattactttgaattttacattgaaacttcaaaaactcaaaataccaaagttgtacatcttaacacgatctacaacttttcttttggacttGTTCCCATATTTTACTTATATTTTAAACTACATAAAAGAGGATaaaatctagggttccaaatTAGGGTTTTTCTTAAGGCTGTACTTATATCCCTCCTTAATTAGGGATTTCTCCACCATCACAAGTATCATTTAACAAGGTAGACACACTCTATTTACTTAAGCACAAgccacaaaaataaaaactatatTTTAGGTTGGTGCATTATGTTGTGCTATGCTTTGCGATGCATATGATGACATGGCAAGTTTTAGTATCCGCAACATCAAAGATGTTACACATCCAGACTCCATGCTCGATGATCCACATATGAATGGAAAGATACTTTATGAATGGAAAGATATTTTGATAAGCTAACTAATGGTTTTGGTTTCACGTCAAATTCGTCCGCAACAACTCATTCTAGCTAGGCTCAGCAGTGCAcgcaactaaggccttgtttacttctcaaaaaaattgcaaaatgatcaagattttctgtcatattgaatcttgtggcacatgcatagagcattaaatatagataaaaataactaattgtataatttgcatgtaatttatgagacgaatcttttgagcctagttagtctatgattggacaataattaacaAATTCAAACAAAAGTTCTACAGTAGTATTTCGTAAAAATTTgctggaagtaaacaaggcctaaacaaacaGATCTTGGCTTGCTAGGGACATATTTAAGCTAGCCTAATTTAGTTTTGCTACCTAGATTTGTATAGAAAACACTCTAGGTGTGAAGCTCTATTCGTACTGCTGGACTAGCAAAATCTGAAGTTTGAAATTTGAAGACGAGGACAGGACAAGAACTGAACTAGACAATTGTTTGCTTTTGCTCAGTTGCTGCCCAACGAAGCAACCTGCCCACAAGCGATGCTTAAACCTGGACATCTACACGCACAAAGCGCCACCCGCACGCTCGCGTACGCTCCGCGTCAAACCaggaaaccaaaattttttgaaaattttCCATTACATGGaatgcacatacatgaaacattaaatataattaaaaaaataattaattatacactgTAATAATAAAAGTGTTATAGTATCAAGgaaactaaggtcttgtttagttcatccaaaaaataacaacttttcaagattttccgttaatattgaatcttacggtacatgcatagagtattaaatatagacaaaaacaaaaaaaataattatacagtttatctttaaattgcgaaataaattttttaaatatagttagttcataattagaaaatatttatcaaataaaaaccaaaatgctacggtatccagcccaaaaaattttgagagGCCTAAACAAGCCCAGGTGACGTGAACCCTGACGGCGCCCGCTCGCGTCCTCCCCATCCCGTGTGCAGACCTTTCCTACCGGCCCTTCTAGAAACCAACGCACCTGTCCGGTCCCGTCGCGCaccacaacaaatcagcaacaCCACCATGGGCTCCAGATTCGGGCGGCCCCGCCGCCCCTGGCTGGCAACACGGGCCCCACACATCAAACCCCCCGCATCATCGTATATTCCTCTCGCCACCACGCGGCAGAGCCCAACCCAGAAACAGAGAACTAGAGAAGTCCGTTGAGGCGTCAGGCGTGAACaccaggaggaagaagaagaagcaaacCAGCCAAGAAACCGACTCCCTAATCGGGGGTCCCTCAACTCGGTCCCTTGTCCTTGTCCAGTTGTCCCCTCCCCTCTCGCCGGTGCTGCTCTTGCCTACTCCGATGGCtgatgctgccgccgccgccgcccccacGAAGACAGCGAACATCCCGACGACGATGCGGGCCGTGCAGTACGACGCCTATGGCGGGGGCGCCACGGGTCTCAAGGTAACTGGCTAACCGCAAAGCAGTTCCAGTTGTTTTCTCCTCTTGCTACTTCCTTAACGTGTAGATTGGATTGTTGGTTAGCGAGCTAAGTACGACCAGACACAAGGAGTCAATTGGTGGATTCAGCAGTCTATGGAACAgtcggtttatatctaattaatGTATGACTGGCTTCGTGCAAGCGATTAGTTGTTTTGCtttactttttattttattttaggtCTAGATAGAAGTACTGGTTTGCTGTTGACTAGTTGTTGTGGCTTCTCCCTGTTACCCTTGTTAAATGTCTTGTGGCACTTGTCTTCTCCCTGTTCCCCTGGTTGGAAATTCCAGTCAGTTGACCAGATTCCACCACGCTACAAATACTTGTCTTTGTTGGCGAGAAGACCACTGCAGATTTCCACTCGGTGTCTACTGCAGATTATCTTGCCCACAACTCCACAAGTGGTCATCAGGTCAGAGGAATGAAATTAATCTACGGGTACTGGGTGGTGTCAATTGGATGACAGGAGTGTTGACTGGTTCTGAATTTGGGTGACTCTTTGACTGATGAATGCTTTTTACAAACACAGGGAAACTAATTTGACCTGGGGGTCTCTGGTCCTTTGCTCTAGTATTTTCTGTTGTTACATAGTCTGAGTCAGTAAGATTTTAGATTTTCATTTTGTTTGGGTTGAAAATATATTAGGTCGACAAACTATTCCTTGTGTTTCTAGATTCTTTCCTTTGTATTCTTGCAAAGAAATCAGTCCACCAATCCTGAAACGCCTCTAATGCAGCATGTGGAAGTTCCTGTCCCTATGGCCAAAAAGAATGAGCTTCTATTGAAACTGGAAGCAGCAAGCATCAATCCAGTGGACTGGAAGATACAGAAAGGGTTGTTGCAGCCTTTTCTGCCTCGTAAATTTCCTTTTATCCCAGGTAATCAAGTTTATTACTCATTCGATAGTAGTTGATTACTTGATTCTGACTACACTACGACCAATAGTTGGCCATTTATTTCATTTATGTATTACACCACTTTCATTTACAAAACAATATATGCTTGTTATTATGTGAATACACGGTGTTTATGCTTGGGTTTCAGTTAGTCTATGTTGTACCATACTACTATTTATGTTCTTATAATCTTGTCTATCATCTTCTGATAACAGGTAATGATGACATGTATTTTAGGCAGGGCCGTCTCCAGAAATTTGTGGCTCCGGAATGAATTACAAATTGAGGCcctaaaatttataaaatttgtATGGCTAATAAAATAAGACATATTTTCATTCAAATATAGAACTTCAATATGTATTCTTCTGTACAACATATAGAAATATGCCAAATATTATTTCTAAAATAGTAAAAATATTATTACCTCAAATTCTACCCAAAAGCATCATCTATCTAgtatttttcaaaataaaatctCCAATTATATCTTCAGAATTAATCTTCTCCAAGACATGATTTTCAAGTGCGATTATCACTAGCCCATTGAGTCTTTCTTGCATCATAGTACAATGCAAGCAATATATCTATATTAAGTCCCGGCTTAATGGCTTAAAAAAGTTTAAGATAATGAAACAAAAAGGCCCAGACCTTGACACCAGAAATGTTGATGATGTGATGGTATAGCATGTGATTCCTGATGCCATAAGCCGTTAACCCTAAACAACAGAATCAATTGGCAATAGGAATTTGCAGCTATACTGGAGTTAATCTAGAGCTAACTTATTCAGCGTTAGGTGTCAGGATATGTCACCGGCAGGGGGGATTGTCAAGTCTTACAGGGACGCATGCATAGACTAGGCTATATATTGCCGGTTAGGAAAACTGAAAAGGTCAATATGGGGCCCACTAATTTGGTGGCCATGTTTAGTCGAGCAGCTCGCACAGCTTTCTCGACAGGCCTGATTTTAGGAATATTGGATCATTTACACATTGTTATGCCCGAACCCTAGAAACAAATAAGTCAGTGTCTGTTTTACCTTTTGGTGCTGATGCAATACCCTGAATATAGAAATTTGTATCGCACAAGAGATAACTGGGCAATGACTGACGAGTAATGCTCTGTCCAACTTCTCTAAGGCTGTTTCTGCTAATTCCTCCATCTTCTGCAGTGACTGATGTGGCAGGAGTTGTGGCTGATGTTGGTCCAGGAATCAATGGATTCCAAGCCGGAGATCAAGTTGTTGCTATGCTCAACTCACTTGTAAGCACATGCTCTTGACTATGTTGTTGCTATGCTCAACTCACTTGTAAGCACATGCACTTGACTATGCTAAACCATGACGAGCTTCCACAGCCATGCGACCAAGCACATCTTGGTTGCTACTTGCTAGGACTTGGCCCCACGGCCTTCAAGCAAGAAACTCGTAAAACTGCTCTCTACTTAAGGCTTCAGCTCTCTAGGACAGGATCTAGTATTTGGAGATCTTGCTCTTCTGGAATGTAACTGATCTACTgagctttcttttttttccctttGAAGGATCCAGTGTTTTTTCCCCTTTGAAGGATCCAGTGTTTGATTTTGTCTTCAGTTTTGCTAATTTGGACATGATTCTGCTAGCTGTTGTAGCTGCGTGCTTCTATTTTGCTCTCGATGCAAGACATACAAATCGGGAGTACGCTACCTGTCGGGGCCCTGTGAATCCTATCGGGGACGGGGACAGGGACAGGGACAGGGACGGGAGCAAGCCAGCCCCGAGTCGCAGATCGGGGGAGGGGAACAGGGGAAATCATGGccgacggggacggggacggggtgCCAATCCCCACCGGGGATGTCCCTGTTGCCATCTTGAATGAAGGCATCAACTCTGCGAAATGCAGAGCCTTGGTGATCTTTTTGTAGTTCAAAGCTGTATGTTAGATTGCTAGAATTATTTGTAGTGCATCAGTCGACCTCCATATGTTGTGTTGAATGTGCTATCATTTATTGGAAGGGATGTTCTGACTTGATGTTAACGATGCCCTCTGTTTTACCAGAATGGAGGTGGACTTGCTGAGTATGCTGTGGCATCAGAAAATCTGACCGTCAAGAGGCCTCCCGAGGTATCTGCTGCTGAAGGCGCTGGGCTGCCCATTGCCGCTGGTACTGCGCTCCAGGTGCTTAGgaccatcggcgccaagttcgATGGTACTGGCCAGCCCTTAAACGTTCTGATCACCGCAGCATCAGGTGGTGTGGGTCTCTATGCCGTGCAGCTCGCAAAACTGGCTGGTCTCCACATCACTGCCACCTGTGGCGCACGTAACGTAGAGCTGGTGAAGAGCTTGGGCGCGGATGAGGTGCTTGACTACAGGACGCCAGAGGGTGCCATCCTGCAGAGCCCCTCAGGTAAGAAGTACGATGGCGTCGTCCACTGCACTGTCGGGATCAGCTGGTCAACGTTCGAGCCTGTGCTGGCCACCAACGGGAGGGTGATCGACATCACTCCAAACTTCACTGTGTTCCTCAAATCGGCGCTGCACAAGGTGACCTTCGCCAAGAAGCGGCTGGTGCCGCTGCTCCTGTCGCCCAACAAGGCAGACCTAGAGTTCCTGGTCGGGCTGCTGAAGGACGGCAACCTCAAGACGCTGATTGACTCGAGGTTCCCGCTGAGCGAGGTGAGCAAGGCGTGGGAGAAGAGCATCGAGGGCCATGCTACTGGAAAGATCATTGTCGAGATGGTAGGCTAATCTATGCGTCCATTACCTACATAGACTTCCAGGGAGAATATACTTAAGCATGATCTAGGCAGTTGGACACTACAGGGTTAAGGTCAACAGATATGGAGTACTAGTGTCTGAGTTTGGTCGTCGTACAAATTAAATTATTCGTGAGAGTTTGGTCGTCGTACAAATTAAATTATTCGTAAGTGGTGAACCAGTTTACAggcttgtttttcttttgtttttaactaGATAGTATGCCCGTGtgttgctacgggataactaaacttttatactaaaaaatacGGATCACACGATAAAATAACAGtactataaaattaaatatagtaTTAAAGTGATATGTAATCTAAAAAGTAAAGTTCATGAAATTAGTTACGGAGACTCGGAGAGCGCAGCGTCATAAGCTCATAAACTCTATTCTATAAACTTTTTTTGATGCAGCTAAGATAATTTTTTATATTGACATGAAAAAATATTTGATATACATTTCTTTGATGCACCAGAACCAACACTGTTTCCTATGTAGTTTACATCCTAAATTCCATTTCTGTGGGTAATGAACAACTTAAATACAACTCATTTTAACTTATTGCAACTATGAAAGGATTATATCTGAAAAAATATTATTGCTGACATGTAAGGCAGGCGAAACAAACATAAGGATGGATAAACGTTTCTGGGCTAAAATGCTTCACTACTATCGAGTCTAGTGGCCAAGGAAGACGTTGCAGGTCTACTATCGAGTCTAGTGGATAAACGTTGCAGATACATACATCATGGAGGCATGTAGCTATTTTCTTGATAAAAATACATCAAACGCTAAGGAATGTTGGGCTGGACGTAGGAGGTCCAAATCAGTaaaagcattgcacaatccgaagtAGCAGATGCTTAGAGCGATATATATTTTCCTTTCGTTTGCGCCCTTCTCTTACTAGGGTATTTCCTATTGAAGTTTTGAAATTTTAATACAAAATTTCAATTAAAATCTCGATTTTACAagcaaatactccctccgtccctgaaagaatcaatttctagagttgtcctaagtcaaactttttaaactttgaccaaatttctaaaaaaaaatactaagatttatagtatcaaattagtattattagatttatcataaaatatattttcatataatgtgtattttatattatagatgttactcttttctataaagttagtcaggcacagatcctaggaattgattctttcagagacggagggagtagagcTCAGCCAAAAGGAAGACATTCCGACTGTACTAGACTGTACTAGACTCAAACATTCCAACTGTTTTCCACGCCTTTCCTCTAGTAATATGGCGACAAGAGGCGGCATGAAAGGAACAGACATTTCCCAGACATGACTGGATTGGCAGATTCTAGAAACAAGAAAAATATCTTACTCATATTAGCAGCACTAGACCATAACTTATTCCACGACAGccaataaaataaaatactatAAATTCCTGGCACCTCAAATCAACCTCTATAATTTGGCAATGAGTAACAAAGGGAAAACCACAAATCAGATGCTCGCCGAAGCCAGACATACTAGGACATCTCAAGACGTATATTCTACAATTAGCAACCGATATCACCACTGCTTTGCCTTGCCACAAAACAAGGAAGCATCAATTTATGACCTGACTTTTCTTGATAATCCTCACATGAACCCGAATCCCCCAAACCCACCACTCTTTTGGTCAACCATGATGGTGGCCATAAAACTCAACTATTACCAACTCATAGCTACCAAGAACTCACTTTGCAACAGCAGTGGCAGCCGATGGTGCCCGGGCACCACGACCACTGGCTGTACCAGAGTGGTCAACCCGCTGGTAGCTGACATCACCAC
Protein-coding sequences here:
- the LOC8086479 gene encoding chloroplast envelope quinone oxidoreductase homolog, encoding MADAAAAAAPTKTANIPTTMRAVQYDAYGGGATGLKHVEVPVPMAKKNELLLKLEAASINPVDWKIQKGLLQPFLPRKFPFIPVTDVAGVVADVGPGINGFQAGDQVVAMLNSLNGGGLAEYAVASENLTVKRPPEVSAAEGAGLPIAAGTALQVLRTIGAKFDGTGQPLNVLITAASGGVGLYAVQLAKLAGLHITATCGARNVELVKSLGADEVLDYRTPEGAILQSPSGKKYDGVVHCTVGISWSTFEPVLATNGRVIDITPNFTVFLKSALHKVTFAKKRLVPLLLSPNKADLEFLVGLLKDGNLKTLIDSRFPLSEVSKAWEKSIEGHATGKIIVEMVG